DNA sequence from the Rhizobium lusitanum genome:
CTTCGTCCGCCATGCAGTTCGCTATCTCGGTGATCGGCGTACTGATCTTCGCAGGCCTGACCGCCTACGATACGCAGCGGATCAAGAGCATGTATTATGAAGCCGACGACGCGGCCGTGGCCGGCCGCAAGGCGATCATGGGCGCCCTGTCGCTCTACCTCGACTTCATCAACCTCTTCATGTTCCTGCTGCAGTTCATGGGCAACCGTAAATAATCGCAGTGACGTGAATGAAAGTTCGAAAAGGCGGCTCCGGCCGCCTTTTCTGTTTGCCTTATCTCTGCGCGCGATTTTATATCGGCGTCTCCAAATCGCAGATCAGGCAGTAAAACCAGATGTCCTTCCGCCTTCGCCAGGCCGCCCCGAACGACCTCCCCCAGATTACCGCCATCTATTGCGACGCTGTTCTGAACGGCACGGCAAGCTATGAGATCATCCCGCCGGACGAGGACGAGATGGCAAGCCGCTTCCAGGCGATCCGGAACAAGGGCTATCCCTATATCGTCGCCGAGGACGAGGGCGGCAAGCTTCTCGGCTATGCCTATGCGTCTGCCTTCCGCACACGGCCGGCCTATCGCTGGATGGTCGAGGATTCGATCTACCTTGCCCCGGAAGCACGGGGTCGCGGCCTCGGCAAGCTCCTGCTGGCAAACCTGATAGAAACCTGCGAAGCCCTCGGCTTTCGCCAGATGATCGCCGTCATCGGCGGTGCTGCACCCGCCTCCATCGCCGTTCACCGTGCCGCCGGCTTCGCGGAGACCGGCCTGCTGAAAGGGACGGGCTACAAGCACGGCCGCTGGCTGGATACGATGCTGATGCAGAAGGCGCTCGGCGAAGGGGCTGAAACGGACCCCGATCCCTCGGCCTATCCGGGGACGATGTTCAGCGAGTAAGGCAGCCTCTGCTTTTCCCTCGGAGAAGAGCCAATTGCGATCGGATGCGCTCCGCAACATTTCTCAACATTAAAGCAGCCACCGCAATATTCGATTCGCTATTTTGGCTGCGATAACGTTCCCCTAACCGCCGATTTCCCGACTTGTTCAGAGATTCGTTTTCCCTCGCATTGAGGCAGGGCCGCACGCTGCGGCTCGTGGGCATCGCATTGGCACATATGAATTATAGAAGGAAATAGATATGAAATATCTGCTCATTTCGGCTTTGCTTGCACTGACCTCGACCTCCGCGGTTGCCGCTGATCTCACCGAGGAGCCTGTTGCCGCCGCGGCTCCGGCTTCAGTCTTCACCTGGTCCGGCCCCTATCTCGGTGTCCACGGCGGCGGCGCGATCACCAAGGGCAGCTTCAAGTTCGGCAGTGGCGACCAATCCGAAGACTTCAAGGGCGGCCTTTTCGGCAATTTCTTCGGATACAACTATCAGTTCGACAAGGTCGTCATCGGCATCGACGGCAATATCGACTACAACTGGAACAACAAGGCTGTCGCCAATGCATCCAGCGTCGGCACTGATTGGTCGGGCGCGGTTCGCGGAAGGGTCGGTTATGCTTTCGACAACCTGCTGATCTACGGCGCGGCCGGATGGACCGCCGCTCGCGGCTTCGCCGACGTTCCTGGTTCAGGCGACGGCAAGGTCATCTTCAACGGCTGGACGGCCGGCACCGGCGTCGATTATGCCTTCACCAACAACATCTTCGCTCGCGCGGAATACCGCTACAGTGATTTCGGCAGCAAGGAATTGCAGGGCGTGAAGAGCGACCTCACCGAACAATCGATAAACCTGGGCGTCGGCTTGAAGTTCTAATTTCGGCGCTATCTGTCGCTACACAAAGCCCCGCTCACCGGCGGGGCTTTTCGTTTGTTCCCCAGTCGATGATCACCGGCGATGCCAGACGAGATCACTTCTCCACCAGCTTCAGCTGCTTGTCGAAAATCTTCAGCACCTGGCTCAGCTCATGGCCGCGCTTCAGGATCATGCCATTGGTGTTGACCACGCTAAAGGCACCCTGCTTGACGGCAAGCTTCGGGTTTTTCTCGATGCGGAAGAGCGGCAGTTCGCCGCAGCGCTTGAAGACGGAGAAGACGGCCTTGTCCCCGAGATGGTCGATGGCATAGTCGCGCCACTCGCCCTCGCCGACCATGCGGCCGTAGATCCACAGGATCGCGTCCAGCTCCCTGCGATGGAAGGTTACCGGCAGCGGATCCCTGCTCTGTTTATAGTCCCTGAGATCAACGACGATGGAAGAATTGGTGTCGACGGAACGGCTTTCGCCGTGTCGTAAATCCGGCTGATCAGTCATCAATCCCCCAGGGGCTGGTCATGACAAGAGGATGACAGTTTGCCTCAGCCGCACCAAATTGCAAGACCGGCGGTCACTCACAAAT
Encoded proteins:
- a CDS encoding GNAT family N-acetyltransferase, which encodes MSFRLRQAAPNDLPQITAIYCDAVLNGTASYEIIPPDEDEMASRFQAIRNKGYPYIVAEDEGGKLLGYAYASAFRTRPAYRWMVEDSIYLAPEARGRGLGKLLLANLIETCEALGFRQMIAVIGGAAPASIAVHRAAGFAETGLLKGTGYKHGRWLDTMLMQKALGEGAETDPDPSAYPGTMFSE
- a CDS encoding DUF2794 domain-containing protein — protein: MTDQPDLRHGESRSVDTNSSIVVDLRDYKQSRDPLPVTFHRRELDAILWIYGRMVGEGEWRDYAIDHLGDKAVFSVFKRCGELPLFRIEKNPKLAVKQGAFSVVNTNGMILKRGHELSQVLKIFDKQLKLVEK
- a CDS encoding outer membrane protein translates to MKYLLISALLALTSTSAVAADLTEEPVAAAAPASVFTWSGPYLGVHGGGAITKGSFKFGSGDQSEDFKGGLFGNFFGYNYQFDKVVIGIDGNIDYNWNNKAVANASSVGTDWSGAVRGRVGYAFDNLLIYGAAGWTAARGFADVPGSGDGKVIFNGWTAGTGVDYAFTNNIFARAEYRYSDFGSKELQGVKSDLTEQSINLGVGLKF